CCGACCTCGAACGCCGCGGTGTGCCGTTCGACCCGAACGTGCAGATAGGCACAATGATTGAGGTGCCGTCCGCGGTAGTCATTGCCGATCTGTTGGCGGCGGAATCGGATTTCTTCAGCATCGGCACGAACGACCTCATTCAGTACGGTCTGGCGGTAGACCGGGCCAACGAAAAGATTGCTCACATGTACGAGCCGGCCCATCCGGCGGTGTTGCGGTTGATCCGGCAGGTCGTGCGTGCTGCACGGGCGGCTCGAATCCCGTGCGGGCTGTGCGGCGAGATGGCGGGCGACCCGGTTTTCACGGAGATTCTTGTGGGCTTGGGCATCGACTCGCTGAGCATGTCGGCGGTAGCCATCCCGGTTGTGCGGGTCGAAGTCGCCAACATCCGGATGCGCGTCGCCCGGCGGTTTGCCCGCCGCGTACTGAAGATGGGGTCTGAATCGGCCATCAAGAAACTGCTCTACAAGCGGTACAAGAGCCGTCACACACTTTCCCGGGTATTGGGCCGCCAGAATAACAATGAATAAACGCATGCAGGGCGCCGAAAGTTTGAAGTAGGCGCGGAATCTCGAGATACAGGGATCCGGTTGTGCCGATACGCCTTTCCATATTGGGCTCGACGGGCTCGATTGGCCGAAGCGCCCTTGACGTGGTGCGACACTACCCCGGCATGTTTGAGGTAGTCGCGCTCGGCGCGTTCTCGAATACCGATTTGCTGGCCGAACAGCTGCGCGAGTTTCGCCCTCCCCATGTGGCGGTAGCGGATGAAGCGGCCGCCGCCCGATTGGACCTCTCGGGCCTGAATACGCGTTTGTGGCGCGGCAGCAACGGTTTGGAGGAGATTGCCGCCATGAGCGTGGACGTTGCGCTGTGCGCTGTCGTGGGCGCGGCGGGTCTCAAGCCGGTACTGCGGGCGATCGAAGCGGGCAACCGCATAGCGCTGGCCAACAAGGAGCCCCTGGTCATGGCTGGCCCGTTGATTATGGAGACAGCCAGGCGCAGGCGCGTGGACGTGCTGCCGGTGGACAGCGAGCACAACGCCGTCTTCCAATGCCTGCAAGGGCATTCCAGGGACGATGTTCACCGGATTCATCTCACGGCGTCGGGCGGGCCCTTTTACGGCAAACCGTGCGAAGCGCGCCGCAACGTTACCCCTGAAGAGGCGGCAAACCATCCCACGTGGGACATGGGCAAGAAGATCAGCGTGGATTCGGCTACCTTGATGAACAAGGGATTGGAAGTCATCGAAGCCATGTGGCTTTTCGGCATGCCGCTCGATAAGATCGGCGTGATCATCCATCCCCAGAGCATTGTCCACAGCATGGTGGAATTCACCGACGGCAGTATCTTGGCACAGATGGGTCCAACGGACATGAAATTCCCCATCCTGTTCGCGTTGACATGGCCTGAGCGCGTCCGAGAGCCCATGGGCCGTCTTGACCTGACCCAGGTTGAGAAGCTTACCTTCGCCAAACCCGATTTCAGCGAATTCCCGTGCCTGCACCTCGCTCTCAAATCCGCCAGAAAGGGTGGGACCGCGCCGACGGTGTTGAACGCAGCGAATGAGGTGGCGGTCCAGGCTTTCTGCCGGAAGCGAATCCCGTTTCTGGAAATCCCGGCCCTGGTGGAGCATGTTTTGGCGAGTTCCCCTATCGAGAACGAGGTGTCGCTCGAGTCCGTTCTGGCTGCCGATGGATGCGCCCGAGAGCGGGCGGAACGCTATATTGAGGCCAGATTTCAGACAGTATGAGCACAAGAATCGCGAATATGGAACTTCCCCCCCATGTTTGATTTACAATATGGTGATCGACGGGCTGGCCGAAGAAGAGGTCCGGCGAGGTCACGGAGTGCAAAGTAATGGTTTTTGGCGGCGTATTTGTGTTTATTATCGTATTGGGAGTGCTCATTTTCTTTCACGAAATGGGACACTTTATCGCGGCTAAGGCATGCCATATCTATGTCGACCGGTTCAGCCTCGGAATGCCTCCCCGGCTGTTCGGGATCAAGCTCGGAGAAACGGACTACTGTGTAGGTGCCTTGCCTATCGGTGGTTACGTGAAAATGGCAGGACAAGAGGACACCCCCCTTACCGAAGAGGAGCGTCAGAAACAGTACGGCGAGGTCCCTCCGGAACGCTGGTTCAACAACAGGCCCGTGTGGCAGCGGATGATTGTTATCACAGCCGGGCCGGTCATGAACGTTGTGCTGGGGGTCTTGTTATACGGAATAGTGGCGGCGGTCGGCACCGAAGTTCCTGAAAGCGAGGTCACCGCCCGAGTAGGATTTGTGAAACCCGAGTCTCCCGCGGCCACGGCGCCGATGTACCGAATACCCGATACCGCGGAGAACACGGCAACCGCCGGCGAACCGGATACAACGGGCTGGCGGACGGGTGACCTGATCATCTCTGTTGACGGCGAAGCCATGCGCAGCTTCTCGGACGTCGGCTTTGCGGCGATTCTGGGGGCCGGCAGAGTCTTGGATGTGCTGCTCGAGCGTTCCGAAGAGGGGGAAACGGTCCGGTACCTGTCTCGAATTGAACCCCAACACGTTGAAGACAGCAAGCATACACAGTTTGGCATCGAGCCATTCAGGACGGCGCTGATAGGCCGGATCCTGCCTGGATTACCTGCTTGTGAATCGGGCCTCAAAGATGGCGATATTCTGCAAACCGCGAATGGCCAAATCATTGACAGCACAAGCTTTACCAAGTTCCTGGAAAACATGGGGGACAACGGCACGGTGAGCCTCGAGGTCGAGCGCGAAAATGCGGTGTTCGACGTGACGCTCAAGCCGGCAACGATTGGACGGTTCGAAGGCGTTGTGTTCTCACCCTCCCTTTACAGCGAGGAAGAGGGAGAGGGGCCGCCGACCATCGGATATGTCTCGGACCAAGTGAAAGAGGACACGGGCCTCGCTCGGGGGGACGAAGTTCTCGAAGTGAACGGCAAGCCGGCAACGGCTGTGAACCTTCGCGAGGCGGAGCGGGACAGCGCTGGCAAGAGCCTGACGCTCAAAGTTCGGCACAAAGCGCGCCTGTTCGGGCTCGCCGGAGCGGAAGAAACACAAACCGTCGAAATCACTCCGGTGCCGTCGGCGGCCATCGGCATTGTCTGGGGTGAAAAGATGGTTTTCCACCGGGCCGCTGCACGCGAGGTGGTTCCCGAGGCGTTTCGTCAAGGGTTCAAGGCGTTGTCGCGCACAATTAAAACGCTCGCCATGCTCTTCACGGGCACGGTAAGCCCGAGCGACTTGGGCGGTCCGGTGCTGATTTACCAGGTGACGACGACCGCGGCCAGTATGGGTTTGATGTGGCTGTTCAAGATAACGGCGTTCATCAGCGTCAATCTCTGTGTATTCAATCTGCTGCCGTTGCCAGTGCTGGACGGCGGTCTCCTGCTCTTGCTTTCCTGGGAGGGCATTCGCAGGAAGCCCCTGCCCGAGAAAGCCCTGGAGCGCATCCAGCAAGTGGGTTTGGTCATCATCATCAGTCTGCTGCTTTTCGTGACATATAACGACATACTCCGGTGGGTGACGTCCACGCTTTAGGATTCGAGGCCGGGAAGCTGGGGACATTGAGGGGCAGTGGGACCGCCAAGGGCGGCGAATCACCTCCGGAGCTGCGTGAGAAACAAGACGACGGGCAGGCCCAATAGACCTGCAACGGGAAGGAGAAGCCGAGAGCGTTATGGGATTCATCACGTGCAAATTTGGGGGATCGTCGCTGGCAGACGCGGCATGTGTCCGCAAAGCGGAAGCGATTATCCGGTCCGATCCGCAGCGGCGGTATATCGTGCCGTCGGCGCCAGGCAAACGCACGGAAGAGGACAAGAAAATCACAGACCTGTTGTATGCGTGGCACAGCCTGGCTAAGCAGGGGCTGGATGTGTCCCAGCCGAAGGGCATCATCGCGGAACGTTTCGGGGAGTTGGCGAGGGAGCTGGGTATCCCCTTCGACGTGGGCGCACACATGGAACGGATCGCCGCCGAGGGAGAGCAGCATGCTGAACCGGATTACATGGCTTCCCGCGGGGAATATCTCAACGGCCTGCTGATGGCGGAGCTTCTGGGAGCCACGTTTATCGACCCTGCCGAGTGCGTTTTCTTCGATGATGAAGGGGGGCTCGACAAAAAGACCTACAGTGCTTTGGCAAAACGCATGGCAGGAGACGGCCTGTTTGTTGTGCCGGGTTTCTACGGAGTGATGCCCGACGGCCGGGTCAGGACGTTTTCACGGGGCGGCAGCGATGTGACCGGGGCAATCGTAGCCCGGGCAACCCACTCCGTCCTGTACGAAAACTGGACCGACGTTTCGGGCTTCCGTATGGCCGATCCGAGAGTGGTGCCCCATGCCAGGCGCATCCAAGAAGTGACGTACAAGGAACTGCGCGAACTTTCGTACATGGGCGCAAAGGTGCTGCATGAGGAGGCGATCTTCCCCGTCCGTGAAACAGGCATCCCGGTCAACATCCGCAATACACACAAGCCTGAGGTGCCGGGAACGATGATCGTGTCTAAACGCGAGAGCACCGAACCCGTGTGCGGCATTGCGGCGCGCAAGGGTTTCTCCATGATCACAATCGAAAAAGCGCTGATGAACCGCGAATTGGGGTTTGGCCGCCGCTTGCTGATGATCCTCGAAGAGTTCGGGATCAGTTTCGAGCATATGCCGTCGAGTATCGACACGGTTTCGGTGATAGTCAGGGACGACTTGCTGGGCAGCCACGGTCCCGCGGTGATCAAGAAGATCGAGCGCCGGTGCGATCCCGACCGCGTGGAGTTGTCGCCGGGGCTTGCGCTGATCGCAACGGTAGGCCAGGGCATGGCGGGTCACATCGGTATTGCCGCGAAACTGATGGGCGCGCTCGCGGAGGCCCGCGTGAACATACGCGTTATCGACCAGGGCTCTTCGGAAAACAACATCATCGTAGGCGTCGAAGATAAAGACATGGAGACGGCAGTGCGCGCAATTTACGGTGTTTTCACTCACTCGGAGGGTTAACCAGGCTATGCGCCGGACCAAGATCGTCTGTACGCTGGGACCCAGTTCGCGCGACTATCAAACGATCGAGCGCCTCATGACGGAGGGCATGGACGTCGCACGCCTCAATTTCTCGCACGGCAGCCACGACGATCATCGCAACGTATTCGAGACGGTGCGGCGCGCGGCCAGCGAAACGGGCAGGGCTGTCGCCGTGATGGCCGACCTTCAGGGACCGAAGATCCGGACCGGGCGTTTGGAAGACGGACGCCCGGTCAATCTGTCCCCGGGCGCTTCTTTCTGCATTACTGCCCGGGACGTGCCTGGGAATGCCCGGTGCGTCTCGACGACCTATGAATCCCTCCCGCAGGACGTACAGCCCGGGAGCCGCCTCCTGCTCGCGGACGGCATGCTCGAATTGCGTGTTCTCGAGGTGAAAGGCCCGGATGTCCATTGCACAGTGGTGCGCGGCGGCAAGCTGGGGGAACACAAGGGCATCAATATGCCAAGGGTAGCCGTAAGCGCCGCTCCGTTGACGGAGAAGGATATCGAGGATTTGGAATTTGCTCTGGACCTCGGCGTCGATTTTGTGGCACTTTCGTTCGTTCGGTCGGGGCAAGACATATGCCACCTGAAAGAGCTTATTGCAGAGGGGGGGCACAGGGCCTCGGTGGTTGCCAAGATCGAGCGCCCCGAGGCGGTTGCGAACATTGACGAGATAATCCGGGTAGCGGACGCCGTGATGGTTGCCAGAGGCGACCTGGGAGTGGAAATGGATCTCGACGAGGTTCCGCAAATTCAGAAGGACATCATTCGGAAATGTAACCGGAACGGGCTCCCCGTGATTACCGCGACCCAGATGCTCGAATCGATGATGGCCAGCGCCCGGCCCACCCGTGCCGAGGTGGCGGACATAGCGAACGCGATTCACGACGGCACGGACGCATTGATGCTCAGCGGCGAGACGGCTTCCGGGCGTTATCCCATCGAGTCCGTGGCCACAATGGCCCAGGTAGCTCTGAAGACTGATGAAATTATCGAGCAGTCCCCGCGCTGCGCCCTGGTGGCGCCCGAAAATGCCAGCCGTCATGAAACCGCGTTTGCACATGCCATCGGCCTGGCGGCAAGCCAGGCCGCTGAAGAC
This genomic stretch from Candidatus Hydrogenedentota bacterium harbors:
- a CDS encoding 1-deoxy-D-xylulose-5-phosphate reductoisomerase translates to MPIRLSILGSTGSIGRSALDVVRHYPGMFEVVALGAFSNTDLLAEQLREFRPPHVAVADEAAAARLDLSGLNTRLWRGSNGLEEIAAMSVDVALCAVVGAAGLKPVLRAIEAGNRIALANKEPLVMAGPLIMETARRRRVDVLPVDSEHNAVFQCLQGHSRDDVHRIHLTASGGPFYGKPCEARRNVTPEEAANHPTWDMGKKISVDSATLMNKGLEVIEAMWLFGMPLDKIGVIIHPQSIVHSMVEFTDGSILAQMGPTDMKFPILFALTWPERVREPMGRLDLTQVEKLTFAKPDFSEFPCLHLALKSARKGGTAPTVLNAANEVAVQAFCRKRIPFLEIPALVEHVLASSPIENEVSLESVLAADGCARERAERYIEARFQTV
- a CDS encoding site-2 protease family protein, whose translation is MVFGGVFVFIIVLGVLIFFHEMGHFIAAKACHIYVDRFSLGMPPRLFGIKLGETDYCVGALPIGGYVKMAGQEDTPLTEEERQKQYGEVPPERWFNNRPVWQRMIVITAGPVMNVVLGVLLYGIVAAVGTEVPESEVTARVGFVKPESPAATAPMYRIPDTAENTATAGEPDTTGWRTGDLIISVDGEAMRSFSDVGFAAILGAGRVLDVLLERSEEGETVRYLSRIEPQHVEDSKHTQFGIEPFRTALIGRILPGLPACESGLKDGDILQTANGQIIDSTSFTKFLENMGDNGTVSLEVERENAVFDVTLKPATIGRFEGVVFSPSLYSEEEGEGPPTIGYVSDQVKEDTGLARGDEVLEVNGKPATAVNLREAERDSAGKSLTLKVRHKARLFGLAGAEETQTVEITPVPSAAIGIVWGEKMVFHRAAAREVVPEAFRQGFKALSRTIKTLAMLFTGTVSPSDLGGPVLIYQVTTTAASMGLMWLFKITAFISVNLCVFNLLPLPVLDGGLLLLLSWEGIRRKPLPEKALERIQQVGLVIIISLLLFVTYNDILRWVTSTL
- a CDS encoding aspartate kinase, with amino-acid sequence MGFITCKFGGSSLADAACVRKAEAIIRSDPQRRYIVPSAPGKRTEEDKKITDLLYAWHSLAKQGLDVSQPKGIIAERFGELARELGIPFDVGAHMERIAAEGEQHAEPDYMASRGEYLNGLLMAELLGATFIDPAECVFFDDEGGLDKKTYSALAKRMAGDGLFVVPGFYGVMPDGRVRTFSRGGSDVTGAIVARATHSVLYENWTDVSGFRMADPRVVPHARRIQEVTYKELRELSYMGAKVLHEEAIFPVRETGIPVNIRNTHKPEVPGTMIVSKRESTEPVCGIAARKGFSMITIEKALMNRELGFGRRLLMILEEFGISFEHMPSSIDTVSVIVRDDLLGSHGPAVIKKIERRCDPDRVELSPGLALIATVGQGMAGHIGIAAKLMGALAEARVNIRVIDQGSSENNIIVGVEDKDMETAVRAIYGVFTHSEG
- the pyk gene encoding pyruvate kinase, which translates into the protein MRRTKIVCTLGPSSRDYQTIERLMTEGMDVARLNFSHGSHDDHRNVFETVRRAASETGRAVAVMADLQGPKIRTGRLEDGRPVNLSPGASFCITARDVPGNARCVSTTYESLPQDVQPGSRLLLADGMLELRVLEVKGPDVHCTVVRGGKLGEHKGINMPRVAVSAAPLTEKDIEDLEFALDLGVDFVALSFVRSGQDICHLKELIAEGGHRASVVAKIERPEAVANIDEIIRVADAVMVARGDLGVEMDLDEVPQIQKDIIRKCNRNGLPVITATQMLESMMASARPTRAEVADIANAIHDGTDALMLSGETASGRYPIESVATMAQVALKTDEIIEQSPRCALVAPENASRHETAFAHAIGLAASQAAEDVNAVCITCFTMSGYSARMISRHRPRKPIVAVTVNDEARRRCALLWGVQTLPGAETRDLTAMVGQVDDILSREGLAQHGDTVVIVAGTPLLVGGRTDFIKIHQVGESETGR